The nucleotide sequence GGATGCGTTTCTCTCGACGCAGTTTGGCCGTCAGAGTTTCCCCGTCCACATACTCCATCGCGTAGTAGTACGTGTCCCCGTCAGAGCCGCTGTCATAAAATTTCACAATGTTTCGGCAGTTGAGCTTTTCCATCGCTTCAATTTCGCGATTGAAGCGATAAATGAATCCTCCTTCCCGCGCGAGTGACGCGGGGAGTTCTTTCACGGCGACGTATTCCGTGGAATCCTTGTGTCGGGCGAGGTAGACGTTCCCCATCCCGCCGGCACCAATTCGCTTCTCAACCAGATAGGGGCCGATACGGTCTGGATGCATAAGTCCCGCCGGAATTAGAGTTCAAAGTCGCCAGAACGACAGCAGAATCCACGCGGTATGCCACCGTCATCAGAAACAGGCTCGATCTGAACCACTGATTCCTCTAACGAATCCGGCACGGAATCCGGGTGGGTTGATTTCGTAAGCCTCTCTTTATCGGCTCGGTCACCCAAATCGGGGTGAGTCGAAGGCATGAGAGACGATCGTCCTGTTCTTCCCGGAAAGTTCAGGCAAATCGAACTTTACCAGACCCAGGCAAGGGACCACGTCATCCGTGCTGTCGGAATCGATGGGAAGTCGACGTCATCTCCCACGCACCGTGTCTTCGCGACCACCTACTTTTGCAGGAGGACATTGACGCCCTTTTTGTTGGAAAGCACGACGTCGAGTCGACCATCACGATTGAAATCGACCATGGAGAACTGCGTTCCGACACCTGTGTCCCGACCCGCTTCAATTTCGTGCTTGACGAATCGGGGTGGCTGCCCCTTGGTCCGTTCGATCTCGAACCAGTACATCACGACCGGCTGAAACTCGCCGGGATCACTTCCCATATGAGCGAAGAATCGCTTTCCCGTGACGAGAGCGGGCTTGTTCTTCTCTACCAGATCGACAAGAGCCAATGCGTGGGTTTGCGAGAATGATTCGTCAATCAAGTGATACTTAAAGGGTTCTGAGGAATCCTTGCCGGGATTCTCGAACCACCAGATCCCGAAGGCATGAGCTGAACTGAGGATCAAATCATTGTCGCCGTCCAGATCGAGGTCGATCACGTGGATGTTTGAAGCGGGCAGGGGAGCCCCCTGATTGTCTTTGGCCAGCGGGAGTGGATGGAACGTCCAGGTACCATCGCCGAGCTTCGCCGGTGCTTCCCACCATCCATGGGGGATGATGACATCGATCCGTCCGTCCGAATTGACGTCGCCAGTCCCCAACCCGTGGTAATACTTGAACGTGCCGTTCTCATGAGGTTCACCCGGTTCACTGATGGGGGTAAAGACCCATTTTTCATCGCATTTTTCGGTCGCCGGAATCGTAAGATACCCCATCTGACGTTCTGGTTGTGATCCCAGAATCAGTTCGGGCTTGCCATCGTTGTTTAAGTCAGTGAACAGAACGGTCTCATTACAGGCACTGTGCCAGATCTCGTGAGCCTTCCAGTCCCCCTCTTTATTTTTGGGGTTTTCGTACCAGTAGAATGGGTCCCCGGGGTAGCCGACAGCAATGATGTCATCCCAACCATCACCATTCAGGTCGTAGGTAAAACTGGCAAAGCAGTTCGAGTAGCCTTTCGTGCCGTCATATGCCTCGGTTGGCTGTCCCTGCTGATTGAGCGGCTGCCGATACCGTGACCGCTTCCAGTCGGGAGCGGCATACCAGACGTCGCCAGCGGCAACATCGAGTTTTCCGTCCTTGTTGAAGTCCCCCACGGTGACTCCTTCAGATCGAAATGTCGCATCCAGTTCGATTCGTTCAAACCTCGGCTCGCCCGCACTCAGGATTCCCGGCAGCAGTCCCAGCACAGATGCAACAGACAACACGCGTAGCAGCATGAACGAAGGCTCCTCAGCAGCGATGAATCAACAGATCGATATTCCCTGGTCGAAAATCTCAACTTAACCTGCCAGTGTCACGTCGCTGAATTGGTTCGTCAACCAAATGGGTGCAAAACGCTCAATTGCTCATCGCAACCGGGTCAAATCGATCGCGGTGAAATTCGCAAACGATTACTCCCACGCATGGGGTCATTCCTGCGCGGATCTCAGCACAGGTTATCTTACAGAAAAGCAAGCTGTCTTTAGTGAACGATCATCCAAGAGAGAACTTATTTGGCTTTCACACGCTTCACAGCCTTCTTTACTCCCTTTCGGGGTGAAACGGAATCATCGATGATTTCCTTCAACTCCAGTGCCTCGCTTTTGGAGATAGGACGGAGCGTCACCAGTTGCTGAACCAGGGGAAGGATACTGCCACTGCCAACAGTATCGACCAGTAGTTGCAACATTCCGGCCCCGGCCGCATTAGGGTCTAGTAAAGCTTCGTAGCGCATAGGTCGAGACTTCGACCGTACGGCAACCCCTTTGTCGACAAGGCGGTTAAGCTGCGTCTGAATCGTGGTATAGCCGACATTCCCAGGCTGTTCACGGTAGGCCTCGGAAAGTTTGAGAGGTCCTAATCGCCAGAGGACGGCCATTAAGCGCAGTTCTCCCACTGACAGTTTTGCTGTTTGCTTCTTCTTCGCCATATCTGCCTCGGTGTCAATGACGCTCGCGAGCGGGTACCGGTCAGAACGACCAATAACAGGATTGATGTGATAGAGTCCTGCAAACAAGAGTACACCGAAGCCGAGGGGACCGAAACTGTCCGCTACTCAATTGCTAAGACGGAATGGCCTCACAGGTATCACCCAATAAATGGGACTTGACGCAGGGCGGGTAAATCCTTAACGGGCTCTCATGCACCGCGTGACACTCTGGACCAGTCCGTTTCTTCCCGTCGCTAACTAACTCTGGGCGGTGAAATCGCATTCACCCGGCATTTTTTTCCCGCAGCACTTCTTCAAAGAGCTGAACGACTTGCCGGGCATTATCTTCAACTTTCAAGCGGGAGGCGACCTGCCAGCAGGCATCGCTCATCGCCACCCGAACATTGGAGGGAAGCGCGAAGAAATGGTCGATTTGTTCAGTCAGTTCCTGAACAGACCATGCATCCGGGATCACGTATCCATTGCGACCCTCCTGGATGATGTCGGCCCCCCCAGCCGTTGCCGTTGTAATTACAGGAGTCCCGCAAGCCATGGCTTCGAGGTTCACATTCGGGAAAGGCTCATATACCGTCGGCAGGACGAACAGATCGCCGGCTCCATAGAATCGCGCGATCGAACTTTGCCTTCCCGCGAAGTAGACCCGTCGTTCGATGCCCAACGACCGCGCGATGCGGCGGTAGCCCTCAATGTCACCTGCCCCCAGTACAGCCAGCCGGATGTCGCGATTTTTGGCGTTTGCCAGAGCTGCCAAGAGAGAGTCGAGCCCCTTTCTGCGGAAATCCATCGAAGCGAAGATGATCAGCGGGGTGTCGTCCTGCTGGACGTCGGCACCCGTTTCTCCGGTGTCGTTCCCCGCCTGACCAGGAGCCGCCGAATGAAACTGTCCGAAGAGCTCACTGCGAACGGCATCCCGTTCGGCTCGAACACCCGGGTGAAAGACGCTCGTATCCACGCCGTTGACGATATGGCGAATTCGGGACTCATCAACGCCAAAGTACTGCGTCAGCAGGCGAGCGTCGAGTTTTGATTGAACAATCACCCGACGAACCCCCGTCGGTCCATACAATTTTCGTTCCAGTTCGAAGATCGCGCGATGTCGAGGGTTCAGTTGCTGAAACCACTGCGAAACAGGATTGCGGTACCAGACCTTCACCCAATGCGTCTGCATGGGGTCAGTTAAACGAAAGGTATCGAGACCTTCAACGCGTGACAGCCCGTGAACAATGTCGAAGGGGCGGGAACGCACGAATTTAGCACAGTTTGCCGAGAACGATAGGTTTCGAGTCCAGGAAGTCATTCGATCGACGTGAATCGGCACGAATTCCACTTCATTGCGGAGTTCATCATCAATTCCTTCACCGATGACTGTGACCTGGTGTCCAAGTTTTTGCAGCCCCCGAAAAAGATTGACGCAGTACCGTTCAGCTCCCGCCTTTTTCAGCGAGCAGAAACGGCGGATCAGAGCAATGTGCATAGAACGTCTCGATGTGAATTGAGTTGGCCCCAGACGTTCAGATCGGGATTGCTGACAAGGGTGGGAGCTTCCAGGCAAAACTGAACAGGTGCGATTCTCTGGCAAGCGCGTCGGCCGTCTTTCACCGCTTCCTGCGAATCACGACCTGCCGACGTTGCAGACACTGAGTTTACTTTTACGGATGTCCCTATGCGACCTTGGGAAGGGATGAGCGCCGCTGAAGTTGACGCTGCACTGCAGCGTACACATTCTCGACGCTCAGATCCCGCAGACAGCGGTGGTGCTTTAATGGGCATTCTCGCTGCTGACAGGGTCCGCAATCAAGTTTCAATTGCAGGTGCTCTGCCAGTTCATACCGCGTTTCACTCCATTCGATATGCGTTGGACCGAACAAAGTAATGACGGGCGTACCAAACGGAGCCGCGAAGTGACGTGGCCCGGAATCCGTTGTGACCAGCAACTGGGCCGAGCGAATCGCCGCTTTGGTCAACCCGATGCTGGGTGGAGTATCAGCCAGACTCAGCACCGAAGGATGTCGCGCCTGTTCCGCAATCCAGCGCGCGTCATCCCGTTCTGCAGGTCCACAGACAATCAGGACCGAACGGTTAAGCTCTGTCGCGATGCGACGTGCCAACTCGGCAAAGTATTCTCGGGGCCAGTTCTTTGCGGCACCGAATGCTCCACCGGTATTCAGACATACGTAGTTGGCGGGACTCTGACTTGTGATCTGCTTCCATTCCCGGTTCTCCGTGACCCATCGGCCCGACCAGAACTCGTCCAGCCGTGCCTGGTCCTCGGGAGAAACCGCCAGTTCCGTCTTCGTTGCCAGCGAACGACACCCCATTCGATCGGCCAGACGCAGATACTCGTCCATCACCGGATGAGGCGTCGATTTCGATTTGGGAACGACTCGATCCGTCAGCAACCAGCTCCGCAAATCACGCGCAAATCCCACACGCCGCCGGGCACCAGACAACCAGGCGAGCACGCCGCTGCGGAAGGAATTCGGCAGAAGGACAACCGTGTCGCATCGCTCCGCACGCAGGCGGCGAATAAAACTGATATCCCGCTGGGACGAATCCTTGCCGCGGGGATTGTAGAACAGCTCACGATCGATCAGTCCCGTCCCCGCGAGGACATCAGCGACGTAAGGACGCATCACACCGACGATCTCTGCCGACGAAAATTCGTTCCGAATCGC is from Schlesneria sp. DSM 10557 and encodes:
- a CDS encoding FG-GAP repeat domain-containing protein — its product is MLLRVLSVASVLGLLPGILSAGEPRFERIELDATFRSEGVTVGDFNKDGKLDVAAGDVWYAAPDWKRSRYRQPLNQQGQPTEAYDGTKGYSNCFASFTYDLNGDGWDDIIAVGYPGDPFYWYENPKNKEGDWKAHEIWHSACNETVLFTDLNNDGKPELILGSQPERQMGYLTIPATEKCDEKWVFTPISEPGEPHENGTFKYYHGLGTGDVNSDGRIDVIIPHGWWEAPAKLGDGTWTFHPLPLAKDNQGAPLPASNIHVIDLDLDGDNDLILSSAHAFGIWWFENPGKDSSEPFKYHLIDESFSQTHALALVDLVEKNKPALVTGKRFFAHMGSDPGEFQPVVMYWFEIERTKGQPPRFVKHEIEAGRDTGVGTQFSMVDFNRDGRLDVVLSNKKGVNVLLQK
- a CDS encoding BlaI/MecI/CopY family transcriptional regulator, translating into MAKKKQTAKLSVGELRLMAVLWRLGPLKLSEAYREQPGNVGYTTIQTQLNRLVDKGVAVRSKSRPMRYEALLDPNAAGAGMLQLLVDTVGSGSILPLVQQLVTLRPISKSEALELKEIIDDSVSPRKGVKKAVKRVKAK
- a CDS encoding glycosyltransferase family 4 protein; the protein is MHIALIRRFCSLKKAGAERYCVNLFRGLQKLGHQVTVIGEGIDDELRNEVEFVPIHVDRMTSWTRNLSFSANCAKFVRSRPFDIVHGLSRVEGLDTFRLTDPMQTHWVKVWYRNPVSQWFQQLNPRHRAIFELERKLYGPTGVRRVIVQSKLDARLLTQYFGVDESRIRHIVNGVDTSVFHPGVRAERDAVRSELFGQFHSAAPGQAGNDTGETGADVQQDDTPLIIFASMDFRRKGLDSLLAALANAKNRDIRLAVLGAGDIEGYRRIARSLGIERRVYFAGRQSSIARFYGAGDLFVLPTVYEPFPNVNLEAMACGTPVITTATAGGADIIQEGRNGYVIPDAWSVQELTEQIDHFFALPSNVRVAMSDACWQVASRLKVEDNARQVVQLFEEVLREKNAG
- the waaF gene encoding lipopolysaccharide heptosyltransferase II, whose product is MKLAIFLPNWIGDVVMATPALRAIRNEFSSAEIVGVMRPYVADVLAGTGLIDRELFYNPRGKDSSQRDISFIRRLRAERCDTVVLLPNSFRSGVLAWLSGARRRVGFARDLRSWLLTDRVVPKSKSTPHPVMDEYLRLADRMGCRSLATKTELAVSPEDQARLDEFWSGRWVTENREWKQITSQSPANYVCLNTGGAFGAAKNWPREYFAELARRIATELNRSVLIVCGPAERDDARWIAEQARHPSVLSLADTPPSIGLTKAAIRSAQLLVTTDSGPRHFAAPFGTPVITLFGPTHIEWSETRYELAEHLQLKLDCGPCQQRECPLKHHRCLRDLSVENVYAAVQRQLQRRSSLPKVA